A genomic window from Agrobacterium larrymoorei includes:
- the ilvA gene encoding threonine ammonia-lyase: MDKLLVEAARREVREIFPETPLQLNEHLSRRYGAEIWLKREDLTPVRSYKIRGAFNFLRKAVAGAGKEKIFVCASAGNHAQGFAFACRHFGVKGVVFMPVTTPQQKIDKTRIFGAEFITIKLIGDIFDQCYAAARAYVEENDGYMVPPFDHHDIIEGQATVAAEVMDQLPDGAKPDLVVMPVGGGGLAAGLTGYFAGIVARNNFVFCEPEGAPSLKKSLEAGEAVTLNKVDNFVDGAAVARIGDLNFQALKDFPSEQVELIPENAICVTIIDMLNLEGVVLEPAGALSIAALEKLGRERLEGKRVICVVSGGNFDFERLPDVKERAMRFTGVKKYFILRLPQRPGALRDFLNMLGPDDDVARFEYLKKSARNFGSILIGIETTSRENFTTLFERFEAAGLGYEDITENEILANLII; the protein is encoded by the coding sequence GTGGACAAACTGCTTGTAGAAGCCGCACGGCGAGAAGTTCGGGAAATCTTTCCCGAGACGCCGTTGCAGTTGAATGAACATCTCAGCCGCCGGTATGGAGCCGAGATTTGGCTGAAGCGTGAAGACCTCACGCCGGTTCGTTCCTACAAGATTAGAGGCGCGTTCAATTTCCTGCGCAAGGCCGTTGCCGGTGCCGGCAAAGAGAAGATCTTCGTCTGTGCGTCCGCCGGCAATCATGCCCAGGGCTTTGCTTTTGCCTGCCGTCATTTCGGCGTGAAGGGCGTGGTGTTCATGCCAGTCACCACACCGCAGCAGAAGATCGACAAGACCCGCATTTTCGGCGCGGAGTTCATCACCATCAAGCTGATCGGCGATATCTTCGACCAATGCTATGCGGCAGCCCGTGCCTATGTCGAAGAGAATGATGGCTACATGGTGCCACCCTTCGACCATCACGATATCATCGAAGGCCAGGCTACCGTTGCCGCTGAAGTGATGGATCAGCTTCCGGACGGTGCGAAGCCCGATCTGGTGGTGATGCCGGTTGGCGGTGGCGGTCTTGCGGCAGGTCTCACGGGGTATTTTGCAGGTATCGTTGCGCGAAACAATTTCGTCTTTTGCGAACCGGAAGGTGCGCCGAGTCTGAAGAAGAGTCTTGAGGCGGGCGAAGCCGTCACGCTAAACAAGGTGGATAACTTCGTCGATGGTGCAGCCGTCGCCCGTATTGGCGATCTCAACTTCCAGGCGCTTAAGGATTTCCCGTCCGAACAGGTCGAACTGATCCCGGAAAATGCCATCTGCGTCACCATCATCGATATGCTCAATCTCGAAGGTGTGGTGCTGGAGCCCGCGGGCGCATTGTCGATTGCAGCGTTGGAAAAGCTCGGCCGCGAGAGGCTGGAGGGCAAGCGCGTCATCTGCGTCGTCTCCGGTGGCAATTTCGATTTCGAGCGTCTGCCGGATGTGAAGGAACGCGCCATGCGTTTCACAGGGGTGAAGAAGTACTTCATCCTGCGTCTTCCGCAGCGTCCAGGCGCGCTTCGTGACTTCCTCAACATGCTCGGTCCGGATGATGACGTTGCGCGCTTCGAGTATCTGAAGAAATCGGCGCGCAACTTCGGTTCGATCCTGATTGGCATCGAAACCACCTCTCGCGAGAATTTTACCACTCTGTTCGAGCGTTTCGAGGCGGCAGGGCTCGGCTATGAAGATATAACCGAGAACGAAATCCTCGCGAACCTCATTATCTGA
- a CDS encoding HlyU family transcriptional regulator: MASFFSKLFSGFGAAQSDAPKKAETSEPHQHGEYTIYATPMKEGAQYRLAGRIEKTAGDEVLVHEFVRADVFTSMDDAVECTVRKAKLIIDQNGPHLFADKK, encoded by the coding sequence ATGGCCTCGTTCTTCTCGAAACTCTTTTCCGGCTTCGGTGCCGCGCAGTCGGACGCGCCGAAGAAGGCGGAGACATCTGAACCGCACCAGCACGGCGAGTATACCATTTATGCAACGCCGATGAAGGAAGGGGCGCAGTACCGCCTGGCAGGCCGTATTGAAAAGACGGCTGGCGACGAGGTACTCGTGCATGAGTTCGTTCGTGCCGACGTGTTCACCAGCATGGATGATGCGGTGGAGTGCACGGTACGCAAGGCCAAGCTGATCATCGACCAGAACGGGCCGCATCTGTTTGCTGACAAAAAATAA
- a CDS encoding alanyl-tRNA editing protein — MPVNALFRDDFYLSTCEAVVTAVHDDGGIELDQTCFYATSGGQPGDTGFLERADGSKIELGVTRHGADKSVIIHVPLEGQPSPEIGEKLTLHIDWQRRYKLMRMHTACHLLSVVCSWPITGAAVGEEESRVDFDMSETIDKDDVTAKLMELVEQNHPIYLQWITDEELAANPGIVKSKHVRPPVGLGRVSLVCIGENSSVDSQPCGGTHVSETQEVGEIYIAKIEKKGKENRRFRIRFGKPADAA; from the coding sequence ATGCCCGTGAATGCCCTGTTTCGTGATGATTTTTATCTTTCAACTTGCGAAGCGGTGGTCACGGCAGTGCATGACGATGGTGGCATAGAGCTGGATCAGACCTGCTTCTATGCCACATCCGGCGGGCAGCCTGGCGATACGGGCTTTCTCGAGCGCGCCGATGGTTCGAAGATCGAACTCGGCGTGACCCGCCACGGCGCGGACAAAAGCGTCATCATCCATGTTCCTCTGGAAGGACAACCCTCTCCAGAGATCGGGGAAAAGCTGACCCTCCACATCGACTGGCAGCGCCGCTACAAGCTGATGCGCATGCACACCGCTTGCCACCTTCTCTCCGTCGTCTGCTCATGGCCGATCACCGGTGCGGCCGTTGGCGAGGAGGAGTCGCGCGTCGATTTCGATATGTCGGAGACCATCGACAAGGATGATGTCACCGCCAAGCTGATGGAACTCGTGGAGCAGAACCACCCGATTTACCTGCAGTGGATCACCGACGAGGAACTGGCGGCCAATCCGGGCATCGTCAAATCCAAGCATGTTCGCCCACCCGTCGGGCTTGGCCGTGTCAGCCTTGTCTGCATCGGCGAGAATTCTTCGGTTGACAGCCAGCCCTGCGGCGGCACTCATGTGTCCGAAACGCAGGAAGTCGGCGAGATTTACATCGCCAAGATCGAAAAGAAGGGCAAGGAAAACCGCCGTTTCCGTATCCGCTTCGGCAAACCCGCCGACGCCGCCTGA
- a CDS encoding DUF4344 domain-containing metallopeptidase, with protein sequence MLRRFRTVLSVALLCSAMPAAQAQVAPALDDLSDDQLQQTVNFVIGNAVFGLYHEAAKMLISDFGLPDAGEGKNTADELAATIMLEGNQEWLDTAIVNATDSWYLARGAGELPEHDAPLYTILVPNVVRDHQMACLMVGKDNEGYGDLAEMMGLPKDEWKACEVAYPQTVARWNDLLKPYVKTPGTTKFVINYEPARDPFLDIYATMVKESKVLDLIAHGFSAYKLKGEVKLTARSCGRPDAYWSEERREITYCYELAKFHGELIAAHLLATNGNRGDAPAKEIPTAVKLGQEL encoded by the coding sequence ATGCTGCGCAGGTTTCGAACCGTTCTTTCGGTCGCTCTTTTATGTTCTGCCATGCCGGCTGCACAGGCGCAGGTTGCACCTGCGCTTGACGATCTTTCCGACGACCAGCTGCAGCAGACGGTCAATTTTGTGATCGGCAACGCGGTATTTGGCCTCTATCATGAAGCGGCCAAGATGCTGATCTCCGATTTCGGCCTTCCCGATGCGGGGGAAGGTAAGAACACCGCCGACGAGCTTGCCGCGACCATCATGTTGGAAGGCAATCAGGAGTGGCTGGACACGGCCATCGTCAATGCGACCGATAGCTGGTACCTCGCGCGCGGTGCCGGGGAGCTTCCCGAGCACGATGCGCCGCTCTATACGATTCTCGTCCCGAACGTCGTCCGCGACCACCAGATGGCGTGCCTTATGGTCGGCAAGGATAACGAAGGCTATGGCGATCTCGCGGAAATGATGGGGCTGCCAAAGGATGAGTGGAAGGCCTGTGAAGTGGCCTATCCGCAGACCGTGGCGCGCTGGAACGATTTGCTTAAGCCATATGTAAAGACGCCGGGCACGACGAAATTCGTGATCAACTATGAACCCGCACGCGACCCCTTTCTCGACATCTATGCGACGATGGTGAAGGAGTCGAAAGTGCTGGACCTGATCGCCCACGGTTTCAGCGCCTACAAGCTGAAGGGCGAGGTGAAATTGACAGCCAGAAGCTGCGGCCGGCCCGATGCCTATTGGTCTGAAGAACGCCGCGAAATCACCTATTGCTACGAACTTGCCAAATTCCACGGCGAGCTGATCGCAGCCCATCTTCTCGCGACGAATGGCAATCGCGGTGACGCACCTGCGAAGGAAATCCCGACCGCTGTCAAACTCGGTCAGGAACTTTAA
- a CDS encoding FMN-dependent NADH-azoreductase: MSKILLVTSSPRGDESLSNKFASDLANKIQAQSNGSITHLDLGQNPIPHLDSVTTSAIRKPAEQRTPEEASAADYSDKRVAELMDADTVVIGTGLINFSIYSGLKSWIDNIARAGMTFKYTESGPTGLATGKKVYIVLSAAGVYSEGPAASLEHAVPYLKTVLGFMGMTDVEVIRIEGLAFGPEAAEKAIAAANAKVEELAKAA; encoded by the coding sequence ATGTCGAAGATCCTGCTCGTCACCTCCAGCCCACGCGGCGATGAATCGCTTTCCAACAAGTTCGCATCCGACCTTGCCAACAAGATCCAGGCACAGTCGAACGGCTCGATCACGCATCTCGATCTGGGTCAGAACCCAATCCCGCATCTCGATTCGGTCACCACGTCTGCCATTCGCAAGCCCGCCGAACAGCGCACCCCGGAAGAGGCCTCTGCCGCCGACTACTCCGACAAGCGCGTAGCCGAATTGATGGACGCCGACACCGTCGTCATCGGCACCGGCCTCATCAACTTCTCGATCTACTCAGGTCTGAAGTCCTGGATCGACAACATCGCGCGCGCCGGCATGACCTTCAAATACACCGAGTCCGGTCCGACCGGCCTTGCAACCGGCAAGAAGGTCTACATCGTTCTGTCCGCTGCTGGCGTCTACTCCGAAGGTCCAGCCGCGTCGCTTGAGCATGCTGTGCCCTACCTGAAGACGGTTCTTGGCTTCATGGGCATGACCGATGTCGAAGTCATCCGTATCGAAGGTCTGGCGTTCGGTCCGGAAGCTGCCGAAAAGGCTATTGCTGCTGCCAATGCCAAGGTCGAAGAACTGGCCAAGGCCGCATAA
- the sseA gene encoding 3-mercaptopyruvate sulfurtransferase, with translation MSTDKSRFVVSADWVEQQLGTPHFRIVDASWYLPAHKRDGKQEYATGHIPGAVFFDQDAIADHDTGLPHSLPSPEFFAEEVGKLGISEMDTIIVYDGPGFFSAPRVWWMLRVMGAEKVYVLDGGLDGWKAAGKPLETGAPQIETTEFHAEFKANRVTSFSDMRAVVDKGEKQVADARGAGRFTGDEAEPRAGMRSGHMPGARSLPATAFSENGHFKDLPTIRKMIAEAGIDLSKRVVTSCGSGVTAAVVTLALESLGHSDNSLYDGSWSEWGSKQDTPVVTGPAEPLPTVTYGPLKAHVTQLEMTSAPKVSLPVPVNIQTAIMRTHNIPLHFYRYLYWRVGKRWHWQKRMRMSDAELSAVLHDPKNCVTVLYLNGSPAGFFEFNRSSDEVTELSYFGLMEEAIGAGVGKWFLLQALYSIWQDNPKKVTVSTNTLDHPRALQLYQMMGFSPVSTYEAWVEPLTDSEYLEISRRG, from the coding sequence GTGAGCACCGATAAAAGCCGTTTCGTCGTTTCGGCGGATTGGGTCGAGCAGCAGCTCGGAACGCCACATTTCCGCATCGTCGATGCCTCATGGTATCTGCCCGCGCATAAGCGCGACGGGAAGCAGGAGTATGCCACCGGCCATATTCCGGGCGCCGTCTTCTTCGATCAGGATGCGATTGCCGATCATGACACGGGTCTTCCACATTCTCTGCCCTCGCCGGAGTTCTTCGCAGAGGAAGTCGGCAAGCTCGGCATCTCCGAGATGGACACCATCATAGTCTATGATGGCCCAGGCTTCTTCTCCGCGCCACGCGTGTGGTGGATGCTGCGCGTTATGGGTGCCGAAAAGGTCTATGTGCTGGATGGTGGCCTCGATGGCTGGAAGGCTGCCGGCAAACCGCTTGAGACCGGAGCCCCGCAGATTGAGACGACAGAGTTTCACGCCGAGTTCAAGGCGAACCGTGTCACCTCATTCTCAGATATGCGCGCTGTCGTCGATAAGGGCGAAAAGCAGGTGGCGGACGCCAGAGGCGCAGGCCGCTTCACCGGCGACGAGGCCGAGCCTCGCGCCGGCATGCGTTCCGGCCATATGCCCGGTGCCCGCAGTCTGCCTGCCACCGCCTTTTCGGAAAACGGCCACTTCAAGGATCTGCCAACGATCCGCAAGATGATTGCCGAAGCTGGCATCGATCTTTCCAAGCGAGTCGTTACCAGCTGTGGCTCGGGCGTCACCGCCGCCGTTGTGACACTGGCATTGGAATCGCTCGGTCATTCGGACAACTCGCTCTATGACGGGTCATGGTCGGAATGGGGATCGAAGCAGGATACGCCCGTCGTTACAGGCCCTGCAGAGCCTCTGCCCACTGTCACCTACGGTCCGCTGAAGGCCCATGTCACACAGTTGGAGATGACATCCGCACCGAAGGTCAGCCTTCCCGTGCCGGTCAATATCCAGACGGCAATCATGCGCACGCACAACATCCCGCTGCATTTCTATCGCTATCTCTACTGGCGGGTCGGCAAGCGCTGGCATTGGCAGAAGCGCATGCGCATGAGCGATGCCGAACTTTCCGCTGTGCTGCATGACCCTAAGAACTGCGTCACGGTTCTCTATCTCAACGGTTCGCCTGCTGGCTTCTTCGAGTTCAACAGAAGCAGCGACGAGGTGACCGAACTTTCTTACTTCGGTCTCATGGAAGAGGCGATCGGCGCCGGCGTCGGCAAATGGTTCCTGCTCCAGGCGCTCTATTCAATCTGGCAGGATAATCCGAAGAAGGTCACCGTCTCCACCAATACGCTGGATCATCCACGCGCGTTGCAGCTCTATCAGATGATGGGCTTCTCACCTGTCAGTACCTATGAGGCCTGGGTAGAGCCCCTGACCGACAGCGAGTATCTGGAGATTTCGCGACGCGGTTGA
- a CDS encoding bifunctional 2',3'-cyclic-nucleotide 2'-phosphodiesterase/3'-nucleotidase has product MSSLIGLHPITRRSLLSGIAASSAFVMLHPFAARAEGNQAHLRIMETTDIHVHVFPYDYYADKPNDTLGLARTASLIDAIRAEAGNSMLVDNGDFLQGNPLGDYIAYERGMKAGDKHPVINAMNVLGYDCGTLGNHEFNYGLDFMFNTLGGAKFPYVCANLTKGQLASDPKQDELYFKPYVILEKQIRDGSGATSPIKVGIIGFVPPQIMMWDAKNLEGKAQTRDIVDAAKAWVPVMKEQGADIVIALSHSGIDGKGQSERMENASLYLAGVQGIDAVFTGHQHLVFPGPKTWDGIEGADPVKGTLMGKPAVMAGFWGSHMGLIDLLLEKDGKSWKIVDFTSEARPIYHRDDNRKIVADVKDKPEIIEAVKTDHEGALAYVRRPVGKSSAPLYSYFALVADDPSVQIVSNAQTWYIKDMLKEGQYKDLPVLSAAAPFKSGGRGGADYYTDVPAGDIAIKNVADLYLYPNTVQAVLINGAQVKDWLEMSAGMFNTVKAGSKDAPLLSSDFPSYNFDVIDGVTYQIDVSKPAKFDKDGKAVNPDSSRIVNLQFQGKPINPEQKFVVATNNYRASGGGKFPAIGSDKIIFVAPDTNRDVIVRYIMNQGTINPSADDNWSFAKVADTTAIFETGPKGRQYAKDVKGAKIEDAGDGAEGFAKFRLMLG; this is encoded by the coding sequence ATGTCGTCCCTTATCGGCCTTCACCCTATCACGCGCCGTTCTCTCTTAAGCGGCATCGCGGCGTCGTCCGCCTTCGTCATGCTGCATCCTTTTGCGGCGCGTGCTGAGGGCAACCAGGCGCATCTGCGCATCATGGAAACCACCGATATCCACGTTCACGTTTTTCCTTACGACTACTACGCCGATAAGCCGAACGACACGTTGGGTCTGGCACGCACGGCATCCTTGATCGATGCCATACGCGCCGAAGCCGGCAACTCGATGCTGGTCGATAACGGCGACTTCCTCCAGGGCAACCCGCTTGGCGATTACATCGCCTATGAGCGGGGCATGAAGGCGGGCGACAAACACCCTGTCATCAATGCCATGAATGTGCTCGGGTATGATTGCGGCACGCTCGGCAATCACGAGTTCAATTACGGCCTCGATTTCATGTTCAACACGTTGGGCGGGGCGAAATTCCCTTATGTCTGCGCCAACTTGACCAAGGGCCAGCTCGCGTCCGATCCGAAGCAGGATGAACTTTACTTCAAGCCCTATGTGATCCTGGAAAAGCAGATCCGCGATGGCTCTGGCGCGACAAGCCCGATCAAGGTCGGCATCATCGGCTTCGTTCCGCCACAGATCATGATGTGGGATGCAAAGAACCTCGAAGGCAAGGCGCAGACGCGCGACATCGTCGATGCCGCCAAAGCCTGGGTGCCGGTGATGAAGGAACAGGGCGCGGATATCGTGATTGCGCTCTCCCACTCCGGTATCGATGGCAAGGGCCAAAGCGAGCGCATGGAAAACGCCTCTCTTTATCTCGCAGGCGTTCAAGGGATCGATGCGGTCTTCACTGGTCACCAGCATCTGGTCTTCCCGGGCCCCAAGACCTGGGATGGCATCGAAGGCGCCGATCCCGTCAAGGGCACGCTGATGGGCAAGCCTGCCGTCATGGCGGGCTTCTGGGGCTCGCATATGGGCCTCATTGACCTGCTGCTGGAAAAGGACGGCAAGAGCTGGAAGATCGTCGACTTCACCTCGGAAGCCCGCCCCATCTACCACCGCGACGACAACCGCAAGATCGTGGCCGATGTCAAGGACAAGCCGGAAATCATCGAGGCGGTCAAGACCGATCACGAGGGAGCACTCGCCTATGTGCGCCGTCCCGTCGGCAAGAGCTCTGCGCCGCTCTACTCCTATTTCGCGCTGGTGGCCGACGATCCGTCCGTGCAGATCGTCTCCAATGCACAGACCTGGTACATCAAGGATATGCTGAAGGAAGGCCAGTACAAGGACCTGCCGGTGCTTTCCGCAGCCGCGCCCTTCAAATCCGGTGGTCGTGGCGGCGCAGACTATTACACCGATGTCCCCGCCGGTGACATTGCGATCAAGAATGTCGCCGACCTCTACCTCTATCCAAACACGGTGCAGGCCGTCCTCATCAACGGCGCGCAGGTCAAGGACTGGCTGGAAATGTCGGCCGGCATGTTCAACACCGTCAAGGCTGGCTCCAAGGACGCCCCCCTGCTGAGCAGCGACTTCCCATCCTACAATTTCGATGTCATCGACGGTGTCACCTACCAGATCGATGTGTCGAAACCTGCAAAGTTCGACAAGGACGGCAAGGCGGTCAATCCGGACAGCAGCCGCATCGTCAATCTGCAATTCCAGGGCAAGCCGATCAACCCGGAACAGAAATTCGTTGTTGCCACGAACAATTACCGCGCCAGCGGTGGCGGCAAGTTCCCGGCGATCGGCAGCGACAAGATCATCTTCGTCGCCCCCGATACCAACCGCGATGTGATCGTGCGCTACATCATGAATCAGGGCACGATCAATCCATCCGCTGACGACAACTGGTCTTTTGCAAAGGTGGCTGACACGACAGCGATCTTCGAGACGGGCCCGAAAGGCCGTCAATATGCCAAGGATGTGAAGGGTGCCAAGATCGAAGACGCCGGCGATGGTGCCGAAGGCTTTGCCAAGTTCCGTCTGATGCTCGGCTAA
- a CDS encoding cysteine synthase A yields the protein MTIHSSVLTAIGNTPLIRLKAASEATGCEILGKAEFMNPGQSVKDRAALFIIRDAERRGLLRPGGTIVEGTAGNTGIGLALVANALGYKTVIVIPETQSQEKKDALKLLGAQLVEVPAAPYSNPNNYVKVSGRLAKQIAATDPNGAIWANQFDNIANRQAHIETTAPEIWDQTDGKVDGFICAVGSGGTLAGVADGLRDFNPDIKIGLADPEGAALYEFYKNGVLKSEGSSITEGIGQGRITANLEGFTPDFAYKIPDSEALPIIFELITKDGLCLGGSSGINIAGAIRLARDLGPGHTIVTILCDYGNRYQSKLFNPDFLRSKGLPLPAWLTEKKEISVPYETV from the coding sequence ATGACCATCCATTCTTCCGTGCTGACCGCAATTGGCAACACGCCGCTCATCCGCCTCAAGGCAGCATCCGAGGCCACGGGCTGCGAAATTCTGGGCAAGGCCGAGTTCATGAATCCGGGCCAGTCGGTCAAGGATCGTGCCGCGCTGTTCATCATTCGCGATGCGGAACGCCGTGGCCTCTTACGTCCCGGCGGCACCATCGTCGAGGGTACGGCTGGCAATACCGGCATTGGGCTTGCGCTGGTGGCCAACGCGCTTGGCTACAAGACGGTCATCGTCATCCCTGAGACCCAAAGCCAGGAGAAGAAGGACGCGCTGAAGCTTCTTGGCGCCCAGCTCGTCGAAGTGCCGGCAGCGCCCTACTCCAACCCCAATAACTACGTGAAAGTCTCCGGGCGTCTGGCAAAGCAGATTGCGGCAACCGATCCGAACGGAGCGATCTGGGCAAACCAGTTCGACAATATTGCCAACCGTCAGGCGCATATCGAAACGACGGCACCGGAAATCTGGGACCAGACGGATGGCAAGGTGGATGGCTTCATCTGCGCCGTCGGCTCCGGTGGAACGCTCGCGGGCGTCGCGGACGGTCTTCGCGATTTCAACCCGGACATCAAGATCGGTCTTGCCGATCCGGAGGGGGCCGCCCTTTACGAGTTCTACAAGAACGGCGTTCTGAAGTCTGAAGGATCCTCCATCACTGAAGGCATCGGCCAGGGTCGCATCACGGCCAATCTCGAAGGCTTTACACCGGATTTTGCCTATAAGATCCCGGATTCCGAGGCCCTGCCGATCATCTTCGAACTGATCACGAAGGACGGCCTGTGCCTTGGCGGTTCCTCCGGCATTAACATTGCCGGTGCAATTCGGCTTGCCCGCGACCTCGGACCGGGGCATACAATCGTCACCATACTTTGTGACTACGGTAACCGTTACCAGTCCAAGCTCTTCAACCCGGACTTCCTGCGATCCAAGGGGCTTCCCCTTCCCGCCTGGCTGACGGAAAAGAAAGAGATTTCGGTTCCGTACGAAACCGTCTGA
- a CDS encoding LysR family transcriptional regulator has protein sequence MDANPTLDQLQVFLTVAETGSFSAASRVLNRAQSVVSYTIANLEAQLEVSLFERSGRQSKLTDEGRAMLEDARRIVAGLQEMRSRAKGLKQGLEAEVSLVLSTMVPAEAVVEVLREFRKEFPTVSLTLNVGELGMVMDMVRSRKALIGIGGAVSQQDDGLVLEKIGHSFMVPVVASDHALARLHRPVTLADVREEVQMVVMDMSGLTNGRDFNVLSYKTWRVSDIATKYQLIKGGLGWGGLPASLVRTDIMNGSLKVLDLDAYELGEYPLYSLRKADTPAGPASQWLIDGFEKRLSKCPDNKSFLSAVRPMPLKDAAE, from the coding sequence ATGGACGCAAACCCGACCCTTGACCAGTTACAGGTTTTCCTGACCGTCGCCGAAACCGGAAGCTTTTCCGCCGCTTCGCGCGTGCTCAACCGCGCCCAGTCGGTCGTCAGCTACACAATCGCCAATCTCGAGGCGCAGCTTGAGGTCAGCCTTTTCGAGCGCAGCGGCCGCCAGTCGAAGCTCACCGACGAGGGCCGCGCCATGCTGGAAGACGCGCGAAGGATTGTTGCCGGATTGCAGGAAATGCGATCACGCGCCAAGGGGCTGAAACAGGGCTTGGAGGCGGAAGTCTCGCTCGTTCTCAGCACCATGGTTCCAGCCGAGGCCGTGGTCGAGGTTCTGCGCGAGTTCCGCAAGGAATTCCCAACCGTGTCGCTCACCCTCAATGTCGGCGAGTTGGGTATGGTTATGGATATGGTCAGAAGCCGAAAGGCGCTGATCGGTATTGGCGGGGCAGTCTCGCAGCAGGATGACGGTCTGGTCCTCGAAAAGATCGGCCATTCCTTCATGGTGCCGGTTGTCGCCAGTGACCACGCCCTGGCAAGATTGCACCGCCCGGTGACACTTGCCGATGTCCGTGAAGAGGTGCAGATGGTGGTGATGGACATGTCGGGGCTGACCAACGGTCGCGACTTCAATGTCCTGTCCTACAAGACATGGCGGGTTAGCGACATCGCGACGAAATATCAGTTGATCAAGGGTGGTCTTGGTTGGGGTGGACTGCCCGCATCGCTGGTCAGGACCGATATCATGAATGGCAGTCTGAAGGTGCTCGACCTCGATGCTTACGAACTCGGCGAGTATCCGCTGTATTCTTTGCGAAAGGCCGATACGCCTGCCGGTCCGGCAAGCCAGTGGCTGATCGATGGCTTTGAAAAACGCCTATCGAAATGCCCGGACAATAAGAGCTTCCTGAGCGCTGTGCGCCCGATGCCCTTGAAAGATGCCGCCGAGTAA
- a CDS encoding DUF1203 domain-containing protein, protein MTTIIFTALPQQHVEAIRLGKPDSNGQVPERMIATGDLPCRACLGQIREGDSALLVSYRPFRHVQPYAETGPIFIHAEACGTYDGAQVPPAMLYSADYIVRGYDAGDRIVYGTGAVTPTAEIAARAQELLARPDIAYVHVRSARNNCFQCRIDRGDDGQGLGAKD, encoded by the coding sequence ATGACCACCATCATATTCACCGCATTGCCCCAGCAGCATGTCGAGGCCATCAGGCTTGGCAAACCGGATTCGAACGGCCAAGTGCCTGAACGGATGATCGCTACCGGGGACCTGCCCTGCCGCGCCTGTCTGGGGCAGATCAGGGAGGGTGATTCGGCTCTGCTTGTCTCCTACCGGCCCTTTCGCCATGTGCAACCTTACGCCGAGACCGGGCCGATTTTCATTCATGCCGAGGCGTGCGGGACTTATGATGGCGCGCAGGTTCCGCCGGCAATGCTGTATAGCGCAGACTACATCGTCCGGGGTTACGATGCGGGCGACCGCATCGTTTATGGCACGGGTGCGGTGACGCCGACGGCTGAGATCGCCGCTCGTGCACAGGAACTGCTTGCAAGGCCGGACATCGCCTATGTGCACGTTCGCTCGGCACGCAACAATTGCTTTCAATGCCGCATCGACAGAGGTGATGACGGCCAAGGCCTTGGTGCAAAAGATTAA